The Drosophila nasuta strain 15112-1781.00 chromosome 2R, ASM2355853v1, whole genome shotgun sequence genome segment TTATCTCGGGCTTGCACCTCGAGAGGCACTTGCCAATACGCATCCTTTAAATCTAAGCTGGTGATGAACTCAGCTTTAGGTAGTCTACTCAAAATGCCGTTAATTTGAGGAAGTGGATACGCATCTTTCTCCGTGAAGCTGTTAACTTTACGGCAGTCTAAACAGATTCGCACTTTGCCTGGTTTTGTTACCATAACGATTGAGAAGACCAGGCGCTTTCTGACTCTTCTATCACTCCCAGTTCCAGCATCCTGTCTATTTCAGCATACATCGCCTTTTCTACAGCAGGCGAGACTGGGAAATGTCGCTGCTTAATAGGCTTAGCGCCGCCCACATCTATAGAATGCGAAATTAACTTTGTCTTCCCTAATCCCTTTCGAGCAAATGAAGGAAAACACTCTATCACAAGAGCTAGCTTGGCCCTGTCACTGTTCGATAATTCATGTTGGTCCTCATCTTCAACTTTGGTGTTAAAATCTTCGACACTGGCTACTTCTAGATTTTTCGGAAGAAGATCGTAAAGCTTCCAGAAATCAATACCCAAATACAGGTCTTGTTTCAGGGATGGAACAATATAAACTTCTAAGAGTTTTTCAAGATTAGCGTACTCTACCTTAACTTTCATCCGCCCTACAACTTGCTGAAGTCTTCCATCGGCAGTGGTTGCgcttttcttaatttctttaaatgcgattttattctcaataatttcttttgctaGCGCTCCTCCGCAACAACTTATTGAAGCCCCTGAATCCAGCAGACCGTACACAGTGCGATTGAGAATTCGAACGGACAAAAATGGTCGAGGATCACTAGATCCAGGTGAGAGTGTGCCTATGTGTTCTAACCCTAGCACACACTTTTGACCTGCTGCCAAAACGATTTAATGCGCTTTGTGCTTCGAGTTTTGGATTTCGTAAAATCTGgtgaaaaatcatttgtaagaACGGTTTTCTCTTTcaatattggtattttttgatgTAGCAATAAGCTGCCATCGCTTTGTAAGTCCGGtaaaattttcacatttggtAAAGTGTATGGTGGAAGTTGTGAGACTTCCGTCACTCGTCCGTCATTGTCGCTTGGCTTCGTGAGGCACTCGGAGTCTTCGGTTTGCACGCTGACTTCGACGTGCCGGGCTTGGAGTTTTTTGAGCACTTGCCACAACTCGGCTTGTACGTGTTAGCTGCtccacagccataacaaaagACTCTTCGGTCTGATACGCAATCCTGGTATCGGTGTCCTTCCTTACGGCAATTCCAACATACCAAGGATAGAGCTTCTATGTCTAACTCGCTTTCGCATTCTGACTCAATACTCTGAGTTTGACAATCTACAAACTCTGCGACTTCACGTCTAAATGGTGTCCTTTTTACGTAGCCGTGAGACTTTTGGACATCGTCCAAAAAGGTTTCGCGTCGACGGCATATCTCCCTCAAATCTGACACAGTTTTTACGTCTACATTTAACAGCTCATGCCGTATTTCAGgccttaaattgtttttaaggACGCGAACGACCTTCAGAGTAGACCACGGCACTTCTAACTGATCTATTAACACAGATAAGCCTTCGTAAAAACTGTCAAACGACTCAttcggtttctgttttctgttccTAATAAGCTCCTCTATGTCACAATCGTTTCGTGCGATTCTGAACTGTGATCGCAAGGCTGCGCACAATTCTTCCCATTTCACATCATAGACGCTTTTGTGGTAACGCCAATAGAATTCGAGGGCCTTGCCTTCGAAAAGTACGCTAGCATGCTTAcatagaacaacaaaattccCGCCTAAGGTCTGATGTGTGAGTGCCTCTgctctatatataaaattgtcaacGGATACTCCTGTTCCagagaatttcattttccaactATTTAATACTTGCACTACCTTGTCTGGCCTATTTAATAGGTCGGATACATGCGACATTGGAGTGCCAGAATTGATCCTTGCAGAGTCAGCATTGAAGTTTTGCTCTCTGACATACTCAGGCCTACTTTCCATTCTCTGCCCTGTTGGAGGTGTGCTGGTTCTAACATCGCTATTTGCTGGAGTCGCGATCAACCTTTGCACACTATCTACGACCGAACTCTGAATTAGTTCGGCCATCCTCTCGGAGAGTAGTGAGCAATCTTCTCTCCATAGCGAGCAAGGAAAGAGCATTCACGGATTCAGGATTCTCTGAATCACTTACGCGTATGTTCGATCTCGTTTGCGATGTGCTAGCAACGTCATCCGTCACTGAATCGCTACTCCGCTCTTCTGCCTGACGGCTTTTAGACTGTGAGCGAGTTTGCAACCCTTGAGTATTCGGTGGCTCAACTGGCCTGGATTGCACTTGACAAACTGGGCATTTGTCCTTcgttttaaaatgcaattctaTGCACTTTTGTGAAACTCGTGGTTGCATGCGGTTCTATACGCCTCTGCAACGGActtaatttcctttttgcaTAAAGGACATGAAGCGATAGGCAAGCCCATCGCTCCCTTGTTCGGCGATCGAGCAACACTCATTTTTCAAAGGGAACGAAACAAACTATAGAGCTAATAAATGTTTCCAGAGTCGATCTTAATCGAAAATTATcaacagaagaaaaaaccaaaaatttacTAACCAACGAACaatgtatataaacaaaaaaaaataatagataaataaataataaaaattaaaaaaaatacaaaaatggtaCTATTCAAAGGAACCAAAAATAACGTAGagatataaagaaataattcataaatatttttagccgATAACAAAGCCTGACAACCACATATCGTAGGGTAATTTCATTCACTACCaaaattcccaaaaaaaagaaatagaaatagtgtattaaatgtattttccaTCAAGATTAGACCTGATTTACGGACAACAAAGCAGTTTACAatacttttgttgtattccAGAAAATCAGAGAAGCCTAATTCCTAAGGagaagaatttcaaatttaggtATTCCTCAGTCATTCGTGGTTGTAgcattttccaattaaaatgtctACATATTCCAAGCCGTCTGACATAAAgaacattaaaatttgaacCGTTTCACCAATAATGAGGAATAAATTAAACGGGCCAAATAACCAACcgtagttgaatttatttgtatttcctcatacaaataaattccacattattggcaaattcaataattagaAACGAAAATtcgaaagaagaagaattcaATTTTGGATATTCTTCAGTCATTCGAGGTTGCAAAATtttctaaacaaaatatttacacattcCATTCGACTGACATGAAGAACATCAAAATTTGTGCTGTTTCACCAAtactgaaaattaatttaaatgggcCAAAATAATCTACCGtagttgaattattttgtatttcctcataaaaataaatactccaTTATTGGCAAGTACAAGAATTACAAGGGAAAATTCCTACACAACTTTTCCTTTTCGGCCTGCTTCACCAATGATGAAAACCAATTTAAATGGGCCAAATAACCAACCGtggttgaatttatttgtattcctcataaaaatatatacttcatcattggcaaatacaaaaattaaaagggaAAATTCCAAtccaactttttctttttggccaaaaggAACTGATTGTGTATTCCTTCTTGTAATCCATAACAAATTTGAGATAAAGTCgaatttttgaaaagaaatgaatgaaaaagaaaatgaatgaaaagaagaTAAAAAGATTTAAGAGTacgatatttgaatttaaccGAGAGTCTTAATGAGTATTTACTGTACTCACTAAGGCCCTACACGTTGGGCGCcacttttcttaattaataataattaattataactgtaacgtgcaacgagaagaagcacaaggcgacagggctatcggcatttgcggggcacgctttagagtccggctctagctcgtcggctttgggggtggtggtcttgcttatGCCAATAGCCCTTTCTTcgctgctcattattattaatttaagatcagaaattgagcgtgctgcgacgaagaagggattgctagaaaactagccggaaagagaagaaagatccaaaaatgtctcaaaaaattaggaaaaaacaaagagagaataagagagagagagagagacagaaagagagagaaagaaagagcgaGAATTGAGGCAGGCCATCACAGCTGTCAAGTGATGAAGTCCCCTCCCAACCTATGATCACAGCATCAGagcatggctctggtgatcccttttaaccctacgacagtggtgtcgctggcttgtttcggctaaatgaaaagtaaattatttcatggtatacaatatttaattaatgatagatattaaacaatatggcattataaataaaaatagtacaaaatgatcaataatactacaagaggatagttgcaatatttcttttaaagtttcttttaaatatataatgtattttactttcagtgctttgtattatttcatgtaccaaattttaaactttgatctaattttataatttatcttcaaacctattttttttttataatatttaatagttttaatttcttttcgtatgcttttctataaatttataattcgtGTTTGTACAATGTAAATCGAGGTGAAAGtataaagtgtgtgtttcACAATAAAAACTCACCAACAGAACTCCTGCGGCGGCGATCGATCTCCGACGAAGGTGTGCTGGAAcagtgctaaattaaaaataaaaaaatacaactttcacCGAAACACTTCATATTGTACCTACGCGAAACTGGTACtagttattcaatataatttgcatacgttttaatttttgttttaattttgatatttcataACTTGGCACTGATTTTCAtaacttatttgtttaatttaatttaatataataattttcgtttAGGCATTTTGCCTTCTaagcttttagctgttttgttttatattttaaatttttttgtaacttgtgcacttcacattcaacaattgttttaaattctcaATTCTCATGGctctacaatttcttatttaatttcaactatttcttttatatttgtacatttgttttgtttaattcttgtagcgcttcaactttttaatttgttgttttacaatattttagcgctgttatttttaattgaatgtggcacaatacatgttctaattttaactttttatttttattttttttttttttatcaacaaaacagctgcgctAATTCCTTTTAATTCTAAATcattttatcttttaacttttgaacttaacttttaacttttattttcttttttgtgcaattttgaaattctgcaattgcagtagcgctttactattaatttgaaattttaactaattttgtgaacaaatgcactttcaatttttaaataatttcaacttttaactttgtatcgtattcattttttttaaacaattttaactaaattaaattaaatttaattattttaatttttaatatttctgtgcaATTTCTGCGCTTTTTGCAATACTAAATTTTTCTcaacatgtttcattttaacttgtgctgagcggcgctacactgttgagcttttactctatcatattgtttcactattttttttgttttatacaatgtagcgcatcattttaaacttttcagatttgggttttaatttctcataaattcactttaacacacacacactatatatGTAAGCGATCTGGTCGCTGATGTTCAGGAAAGCAAAGATGAGATGATGCTGTCAGAGAGTTAAAGTTGGCACCTAAAGGCGCTTCGCTGGCCAGGCAGTGGCCTGTAgaggcgctccgctggccgagaatgCCGGTgcagggtgctccgctggccgtgagggccggagaggtgctccgctggccgagagagccggtgcaggggtgctccgctggccgtgagggccggagaggtgctccgctggccgagagggccggtgcaggggtgctccgctggccgtgagggccggagaggtgctccgctggccgagagggccggtgcagggtgctccgctggccgtgagggccggagagggtgctccgctggccgagaatgCCGGCGCAGGGCGCTCCGCTGACCGAGAATGGCCTacaggggtgctccgctggccgagaatggcctgcaggggtgctccgctggatAAGCTGCGGCACTTGGCCGAAGCAAACTGGCGGTATGCTGCGAAGCAAGAAACAAGGCCTTGAAGGCAGCAAAACCAATCCTgcgaacaaaattttaattacacggAGTCCTCCTATGACACTATAAAACTTTTCTCTTACCAAATAATagcaaagacaataaaaaaaattcccAATAGCGCTCGATGCCTTCCGATTTAAATCTTCAATAATTACGCGTCTATGTACGCAGCCGGTCATTAGAAAAATGCTCAAACCGGAACCGGCTTTCACTAAGTTGGCCGCGCTCAAGCTGATGCAGCTGGCGCAgatgtcaaagctgagctttccagtgcaaccgATGCACTTCAAGCttatcagcagttttacagcACTGCTCGGCTTATCAGCTGCTTACAGCGCTGCTTTAAGCTCAACTCGACAGACTAACaagtgcatacttttaggagctacttgcaacaacatcaacctTGACTTAAACTTAGTAAACTTTTAGGCCGAATTCAATACACGTTGctgtaggcgccgttacaATGCGTTTGACTTTGGCTCGTTGCTGGCACAGTTCTGCcaggtttttgtttttttttgttagtcaACGTTCACATTTGACCCACAAAGCAAGCGCTGCTCTTAGCCTGCTTTTGATGTCGGACCCTTTTCCTGTAACGACTTCCTGTGACTTCGTCAaggcgtcgcgtcgcgtcgcttcGCGTTGCACTCCCAATACAAACTCAAGCTcaagcaaacaaatacaaatacaaaagcacGCTCTTACACCTGCAAACAACTGTTCGCTAGATTTGCATGCTTTATATACagagtgtatttattttgtttgcttttcgtGCCTTACGTGTTTATGGCCTGCAAACTGGCGATTGTTTGAGCCAAAGTGAAAGTTCAGCTCGGCCTCTGGCGCTCTGACGCTAAAGCTGACGCTGACTCCACTTTACTTTCACTTTTCGGTCTCTCTTAAGAGTGGGTGGCTTAAAGTTCAACTTGCTCGGCATTTCAATATCAACAGCGGCATGCATAATTTCTTTAGCTCGAGCCTATGTAAATTTGCTCGGAAGTGTTCAGCTgaacaagtgtgtgtgcgtgtgtgtgtgtatgtgtgtgtgccagttCCTGACGCGTTAGGCACAGGCTAAAAGCAGGTCAACTTCATTTTTCGCGCTGACCGACcgaaccacaacagcaacagcagcaacagcaacggcgaCGGCAACAAGAGTTGAAGCTTGATGTGCGAAAGCCGCAAACACAAATTAGCACAGCAACGCACAATGGGATAAATGCGAGTAAAGTAATATTTGGCAAGCcaagaaattgtttttattaatttttctatgcctcaaaataaagcaaattattAAGTTAAATATTGCTAGCATACAAGTCAGATGGTAACatgaataaaaaagaataaagaaaattagaAGATCTAAGTAAAGCAGTTTTTGGAAATCTCAGAAATTATTAACAATGATAATTGTCAATATGtgaaaaaagcaacaaaattttgtGAAGAATCTATGTTTTCTTTGAGTAAAAAAAGgataaagaatttaaaaaaggaaaattagTATGtgttaaaatgcaataaaacaacattttgttgtattcacatttaaataatttaataataatttaatgtaaataaaatgtaaatatatacatgtaACTTATGTTAAGTATACGACTTGTGGTATGTTGAACAATATTCATAGCATAAGAATCATAGATTTATTTCGaataagaaaagaataaagaaaatttagGTTTAAGGAATTTAATAtgtgtttaaattaaaaaaaaacataaaaaaaaaattttatttaaccGCACCTGGTATATGACAATGAACttgtattacgtatacgacttCTTGTGAGTTAGCTTATGtttcaatattataatattatataaaaaattgtactTGATTTCTAAATTTCGGAAGGCttgttactttatttatatacaaaataaattatatttctattatcGAAAACATTCAATATTAAAGTTCCTCCTCCTATAAACTAATTTGCTTAGCTATTGTGCGAAGCAATACAAAAGCCTCGATTAGTTCTGTTCAAATTACCATTtctaatacaaaaatattagtaATTTAGCCCAttgtacaacaacaaactagCAAGCAAACGAGCTACTAGCAACGAGCCGCAACAACGGCAGGCAACTTGGCCATAATTTCTTTTGCAACGATGCCAAGCCCTTGGGCCAAGacccacaacaacatcatATATAGAGTAGTACACtaacttacacacacaaattgtagcggcacacacacacacttgtgcatatttgcatttggattcgcgtttttggtttttagtgcctttgatttgagtttttttttttgtgttttattgttattattttggaGTTGACGTCGCTGCCAGCGTCGAGTTGCCTTCTTGCGTTTGCGGCATAAAGTTCAAACTGCAAATGTTTTGCGGTCAGTTTGGATTTGAAGTTGGCAGGCAACGCGACGCGATGCCACATCGCAGCACCTGAGAGCGTCACCGTCAGCGTCACCGTGCAGACATTTTGGGGCAAATAAATGCCAAGTCCAAGTCAACAAtttgccgtttgccgtttGTCGTCGCCTCTGAGTTGTTGTGCTCCGGTCAGCATTCCGAACAAACAGTCAGCTGTGGTCAGTCGTTAGTCGTCGACAGTTGTGCCATCAATGCTGATTCATGTGCTGTTTGCTGACTAACAGAAATCGCGGAAAATAGTGGAAATTACTGATGCAAGATTAGCAAGCAAAGCT includes the following:
- the LOC132785478 gene encoding skin secretory protein xP2-like, encoding MTGCVHRRVIIEDLNRKASSAIGNFFYCLCYYLDWFCCLQGLVSCFAAYRQFASAKCRSLSSGAPLQAILGQRSTPVGHSRSAERPAPAFSASGAPSPALTASGAPLHRPSRPAEHLSGPHGQRSTPAPALSASGAPLRPSRPAEHPAPAFSASGAPLQATAWPAKRL